The following proteins come from a genomic window of Athalia rosae chromosome 1, iyAthRosa1.1, whole genome shotgun sequence:
- the LOC105690439 gene encoding trypsin 3A1, whose protein sequence is MLTSVILLLGVSAAFASPVLPGGRIVGGRDADIEEVPWQISLLRNGRHTCGGSIISEYWVVSAAHCVTSAPNRFSVRVGSSVKNAGGIVYEVEKIISHPSHHTPVTHSNDISLIKLVEPITFSAQAQPIRLPAQSEEGPAPGSISTISGWGTLTYMGPSATTLQIVEVPITTQEYCRAGYGEGRITQDMLCAGTDEGGIDACQGDSGGPLVVGEELHGLVSWGFRCAVPKSPGVYTKVSFFRDWIRENSGV, encoded by the exons ATGTTGACCTCCGTCATTCTGCTGCTCGGCGTTAGCGCTGCTTTTG CCTCTCCGGTTCTTCCTGGTGGACGAATTGTCGGCGGCAGGGACGCGGACATTGAAGAAGTTCCATGGCAG ATATCACTATTGCGGAATGGTCGTCATACTTGTGGTGGATCTATCATTTCCGAATACTGGGTCGTTTCAGCTGCCCATTGCGTTACTTC CGCTCCAAACCGATTCAGCGTACGTGTTGGTAGCTCGGTGAAAAATGCAGGTGGCATTGTTTATGAggtcgaaaaaattatcagccaCCCCTCTCATCATACCCCTGTCACGCACAGCAATGACATCAGTCTGATCAAG CTGGTGGAGCCAATTACCTTCTCGGCTCAGGCTCAGCCGATCCGTCTTCCCGCGCAGTCCGAAGAGGGACCAGCCCCTGGTTCCATCTCTACTATTTCTGGATGGGGAACTCTCaca TATATGGGACCATCGGCCACAACTCTTCAAATCGTTGAAGTTCCGATTACCACACAAGAATATTGCCGCGCCGGTTACGGTGAAGGACGAATAACCCAGGACATGCTGTGTGCCGGAACTGATGAAGGTGGTATCGACGCTTGCCAG GGTGACTCTGGTGGCCCTCTCGTCGTGGGCGAAGAACTTCACGGACTCGTTTCATGGGGCTTCCGTTGTGCAGTGCCCAAAAGTCCCGGTGTCTACACCAAAGTTTCATTCTTCCGTGATTGGATCCGAGAGAACAGCGGCGTTTAA
- the LOC105690610 gene encoding uncharacterized protein LOC105690610 isoform X2, with amino-acid sequence MRYNRLEGSKPARHGRQCGACLEGYSAVKITESNQLEAESCTKNAIVHNENNDRNTGNNQDGDNVMEKIQYHWLVVLFVGLIISAASCGFVKLFSRCKNRDLSADTESNSSRITQTPTEASAPPLSVSQNNNNYPFTYGNLEEGVPLTYTVNSEVPVKARAFCNPDWVQADPTYNREGNFAIEPAHNNPPSNDEDTVPSSWTPGEVTVSVSNRPFSGLTSEQHDNTTNLALDRLVCPPSTDSQANHEDRQNFNDANPADRRGNHLQQINISINQHINQSNFSNHN; translated from the exons ATGAGATACAATAGATTAGAGGGTTCGAAACCAGCGCGCCATGGACGCCAGTGCGGAGCCTGCCTTGAGGG gtATTCTGCGGTGAAAATAACAGAATCCAATCAATTGGAAGCAGAAAGCTGCACCAAGAATGCGATTGTTCATAACGAAAATAACG atcggaacaCCGGAAACAACCAGGACGGCGATAATGTCATGGAAAAGATTCAGTATCATTGGCTGGTTGTTCTGTTCGTCGGTTTGATCATTTCTGCAGCCTCTTGCGGATTTG TAAAGCTCTTCTCACGGTGCAAGAATCGGGACCTATCTGCTGACACAGAGAGCAATTCTTCCCGTATCACACAGACGCCTACCGAGGCTAGCGCACCTCCGCTTTCTGTGAGCCAAAATAACA ACAATTATCCCTTCACTTACGGTAACCTGGAAGAAGGTGTCCCGTTAACGTACACCGTCAACTCAGAAGTCCCGGTGAAGGCTCGCGCTTTTTGTAATCCGGACTGGGTTCAGGCAGATCCGACCTACAACAGAGAgggaaatttcgcgatcgaGCCCGCGCACAATAACCCGCCTTCAAATGACGAAGACACTGTTCCAAGTTCATGGACACCTGG agAAGTCACAGTCTCTGTATCCAATCGGCCTTTCTCTGGACTCACAAGTGAACAACATGACAACACCACTAACTTGGCCCTAGACAGACTTGTTTGCCCACCGTCCACAGATAGCCAAGCGAATCACGAAGATAGGCAAAACTTCAATGACGCAAACCCAGCTGATAGACGAGGAAATCATCTCCAAcagataaatatttcaatcaacCAACATATCAACCAATCAAATTTCTCTAATCATAATTGA
- the LOC105690610 gene encoding uncharacterized protein LOC105690610 isoform X1, with protein sequence MRAVMIWTNAVLVFMQLISTTIAQSDCNDDKDCLQNQYCYEASKLCANYTICMRYNRLEGSKPARHGRQCGACLEGYSAVKITESNQLEAESCTKNAIVHNENNDRNTGNNQDGDNVMEKIQYHWLVVLFVGLIISAASCGFVKLFSRCKNRDLSADTESNSSRITQTPTEASAPPLSVSQNNNNYPFTYGNLEEGVPLTYTVNSEVPVKARAFCNPDWVQADPTYNREGNFAIEPAHNNPPSNDEDTVPSSWTPGEVTVSVSNRPFSGLTSEQHDNTTNLALDRLVCPPSTDSQANHEDRQNFNDANPADRRGNHLQQINISINQHINQSNFSNHN encoded by the exons ATGCGGGCAGTAATGATTTGGACTAATGCCGTATTGGTATTCATGCAGTTG ATTTCGACAACAATTGCGCAAAGTGACTGTAACGACGATAAAGACTGTTTACAAAATCAGTACTGCTACGAGGCTAGTAAACTGTGTGCAAATTACACGATATGCATGAGATACAATAGATTAGAGGGTTCGAAACCAGCGCGCCATGGACGCCAGTGCGGAGCCTGCCTTGAGGG gtATTCTGCGGTGAAAATAACAGAATCCAATCAATTGGAAGCAGAAAGCTGCACCAAGAATGCGATTGTTCATAACGAAAATAACG atcggaacaCCGGAAACAACCAGGACGGCGATAATGTCATGGAAAAGATTCAGTATCATTGGCTGGTTGTTCTGTTCGTCGGTTTGATCATTTCTGCAGCCTCTTGCGGATTTG TAAAGCTCTTCTCACGGTGCAAGAATCGGGACCTATCTGCTGACACAGAGAGCAATTCTTCCCGTATCACACAGACGCCTACCGAGGCTAGCGCACCTCCGCTTTCTGTGAGCCAAAATAACA ACAATTATCCCTTCACTTACGGTAACCTGGAAGAAGGTGTCCCGTTAACGTACACCGTCAACTCAGAAGTCCCGGTGAAGGCTCGCGCTTTTTGTAATCCGGACTGGGTTCAGGCAGATCCGACCTACAACAGAGAgggaaatttcgcgatcgaGCCCGCGCACAATAACCCGCCTTCAAATGACGAAGACACTGTTCCAAGTTCATGGACACCTGG agAAGTCACAGTCTCTGTATCCAATCGGCCTTTCTCTGGACTCACAAGTGAACAACATGACAACACCACTAACTTGGCCCTAGACAGACTTGTTTGCCCACCGTCCACAGATAGCCAAGCGAATCACGAAGATAGGCAAAACTTCAATGACGCAAACCCAGCTGATAGACGAGGAAATCATCTCCAAcagataaatatttcaatcaacCAACATATCAACCAATCAAATTTCTCTAATCATAATTGA
- the LOC105690440 gene encoding cilia- and flagella-associated protein 161, with protein MYNSNVRLGNWMEDIALSEEEVKLYITKREREDLLVQHTRKVFANVFREVQLAKPGDFITFGSSVQLRAPDMPGFRPQSKHKNYGVVLAGTMNERDIDKVHHFFDGCCLVCSPVLTPPCVRNTFVIKSADCQNRDGHNLKFGQEFLLQLIESGEEPLYVRAETPCVDAPHGPLGHNPVRLSNRADCYSKWKVLYWDPNMRFETEGAPFPPSTRLDRVVIGHVMTGLCLAVEYSEWYLTIFGPDCGISVHTYADVHKRETAECLWMFVTDNISSENADCPDSKQV; from the exons ATGTATAATTCAAACGTGCGATTGGGAAATTGGATGGAGGATATTGCTCTTTCGGAG GAGGAGGTGAAATTATACATCACGAAGCGAGAGCGAGAAGATTTGCTGGTACAACACACGAGAAAAGTATTTGCAAATGTATTTCGAGAGGTGCAGCTGGCAAAACCAGGGGACTTCATAACTTTTGGTAGTTCGGTGCAGCTCCGAGCACCTGATATGCCGGGCTTCCGACCCCAGAGCAAACACAAAAATTACGGTGTTGTTCTTGCCGGCACAATGAACGAACGCGACATCGACAAGGTTCACCATTTCTTCGACGGGTGTTGCTTAGTTTGCTCCCCGGTATTGACGCCGCCCTGCGTCAGAAATACATTCGTAATCAAATCTGCGGATTGTCAAAATCGAGATGGTCACAATCTTAAATTTGGACAAGAATTTCTTCTTCAG CTAATCGAGTCAGGTGAAGAACCCCTCTACGTTAGGGCCGAAACTCCTTGCGTGGACGCACCGCACGGACCACTGGGACATAATCCGGTAAGACTGAGCAACCGAGCAGACTGTTATTCCAAGTGGAAGGTTTTATACTGGGATCCTAATATGAGGTTTGAGACCGAAGGTGCTCCGTTTCCACCCTCGACAag ACTCGACAGGGTGGTCATCGGTCACGTGATGACGGGGCTCTGCTTGGCCGTGGAGTATTCCGAGTGGTATTTGACCATCTTTGGACCGGATTGCGGGATATCTGTTCACACTTACGCCGACGTTCATAAAAGAGAGACCGCCGAATGTTTGTGGATGTTCGTCACCGATAATATATCTTCGGAAAACGCCGATTGCCCCGATTCGAAACAAGTATGA
- the LOC125502272 gene encoding uncharacterized protein LOC125502272 — MPGFRPQSKHKNYGVVLAGTMNERDIDKVHHFFDGCCLVCSPVLTPPCVRNTFVIKSADCQNRDGHNLKFGQEFLLQVNLAHDWRTIERPTIRNFLLYDRRNNSHLPAVMISHQSTIPRG, encoded by the coding sequence ATGCCGGGCTTCCGACCCCAGAGCAAACACAAAAATTACGGTGTTGTTCTTGCCGGCACAATGAACGAACGCGACATCGACAAGGTTCACCATTTCTTCGACGGGTGTTGCTTAGTTTGCTCCCCGGTATTGACGCCGCCCTGCGTCAGAAATACATTCGTAATCAAATCTGCGGATTGTCAAAATCGAGATGGTCACAATCTTAAATTTGGACAAGAATTTCTTCTTCAGGTAAATTTAGCGCATGATTGGAGAACTATCGAACGCCCAACGATAAGAAATTTTCTACTATACGACCGTCGAAATAATTCGCATCTTCCGGCCGTGATGATTTCACACCAGTCGACGATCCCTCGAGGATGA